The Solea senegalensis isolate Sse05_10M linkage group LG4, IFAPA_SoseM_1, whole genome shotgun sequence genome includes a region encoding these proteins:
- the wnt7aa gene encoding wingless-type MMTV integration site family, member 7Aa — protein sequence MSRKTRRWILHFFLCLGVVYLKIGGLSTVVALGASIICNKIPGLAPRQRTICQSRPDAIIVIGEGVQMAINECQFQFRHGRWNCSALGERTVFGKELKVGSKEAAFTYAIIAAGVAHAVTAACTQGSLSGCGCDKDKQGFYNQEEGWKWGGCSADVNYGLEFSKVFVDAREIKQNARTLMNLHNNEVGRKVLEKTMRLECKCHGVSGSCTTKTCWMTLPKFRQLGYVLKEKYNHASHVEPVRASRNKRPTFLKIKKPHSYRKPLDTELVYIERSPNYCEADHLTGSMGTQGRLCNKTAQQPNSCDLMCCGRGHNTHQYSRVWQCNCKFLWCCYVRCNTCSERTEVYTCK from the exons ATGAGCAGGAAGACGCGGCGCTGGATTTTACACTTTTTCCTGTGCCTTGGAGTAGTTTACCTGAAGATCGG AGGTCTGTCCACGGTGGTTGCGCTGGGAGCGAGCATCATCTGCAACAAAATCCCGGGCCTGGCTCCTCGTCAGAGGACGATCTGTCAGAGCCGGCCCGACGCCATCATCGTGATTGGAGAGGGGGTTCAGATGGCCATCAACGAGTGTCAGTTCCAGTTCCGACACGGACGCTGGAACTGCTCGGCCCTGGGAGAGAGGACCGTGTTCGGAAAAGAGCTCAAAGTGG GCAGTAAGGAGGCCGCGTTCACCTATGCGATCATCGCTGCCGGGGTCGCCCATGCGGTCACCGCAGCCTGCACCCAGGGTAGTCTGAGCGGCTGCGGCTGTGACAAGGACAAACAGGGTTTCTACAACCAGGAGGAAGGCTGGAAGTGGGGAGGCTGCTCTGCAGACGTCAACTACGGCCTGGAATTCTCCAAGGTGTTCGTGGACGCGCGGGAAATTAAGCAGAACGCCAGGACTCTCATGAATTTACATAACAATGAAGTGGGGCGCAAG GTCCTGGAGAAGACCATGCGCCTGGAGTGCAAGTGTCATGGTGTGTCAGGGTCTTGCACCACCAAAACATGCTGGATGACGCTCCCTAAGTTCCGTCAGCTGGGATACGTTCTCAAGGAGAAGTACAACCACGCTTCACACGTGGAGCCGGTGCGAGCTAGCCGCAACAAGCGCCCTACGTTCCTGAAGATCAAAAAACCACATTCCTACAGGAAGCCCTTGGACACAGAGCTGGTCTACATTGAGAGGTCGCCCAACTACTGCGAGGCCGACCATCTGACTGGCAGCATGGGGACGCAGGGTCGTCTGTGCAACAAAACGGCCCAGCAACCCAACAGCTGCGACCTGATGTGCTGCGGCCGCGGACACAACACGCACCAGTACTCGCGTGTTTGGCAGTGCAACTGCAAGTTCCTGTGGTGCTGCTACGTCAGATGCAACACGTGCAGTGAGCGGACAGAGGTGTACACCTGTAAATAG